From Streptomyces sp. HUAS MG91, the proteins below share one genomic window:
- a CDS encoding LysR substrate-binding domain-containing protein, whose amino-acid sequence MELRQLEYFVAVAEEQNFTRAAARVRISQSGVSSQIRQLERELGAELFDRSGRTVTLTVAGEAALIHARAALTAAEAVGQAVGEVTDLIRGQLVLGMIIGCTVTPLFDALAAFHEAHPGVKISLLEDSSDRLVEKVRTGAVDLALIGAATNTPDGLDALTIISERLVVAVPAGHPLAKQRRVTLRDLVAHPIVCMPPGTGLRTALDQACAAQGLHPSIALQASAADAIADLAARGLAVAVLSDSMAAHHHDRLTARTIDDVDAPALLALIWKNIHSPGMRELLAHSRRAFTEPDPATP is encoded by the coding sequence ATGGAGCTGAGGCAGCTGGAGTACTTCGTCGCGGTCGCCGAGGAGCAGAACTTCACCCGGGCGGCCGCGCGGGTGCGGATCAGTCAGTCCGGCGTCAGCTCCCAGATCCGTCAGCTGGAACGGGAGCTCGGTGCCGAGCTGTTCGACCGGTCGGGCCGCACCGTCACCCTCACCGTCGCGGGAGAGGCCGCACTCATACACGCCCGCGCCGCACTCACTGCCGCGGAAGCGGTCGGGCAGGCGGTGGGTGAGGTGACCGATCTGATCCGGGGTCAGCTCGTACTTGGAATGATCATCGGCTGCACCGTCACCCCGTTGTTCGACGCCCTCGCCGCGTTCCACGAGGCTCATCCCGGTGTGAAGATCTCGCTGCTGGAGGACAGTTCCGACCGGCTCGTCGAGAAGGTACGCACCGGCGCAGTCGACCTGGCACTCATCGGAGCCGCAACCAACACCCCCGACGGGCTGGACGCGCTGACCATCATCAGCGAGCGGCTCGTCGTGGCGGTCCCGGCTGGGCACCCCTTGGCGAAACAGCGACGGGTCACCCTGCGTGACCTGGTCGCTCACCCGATCGTGTGCATGCCGCCCGGCACCGGCCTGCGCACGGCACTCGACCAGGCATGCGCCGCGCAAGGCCTCCATCCCTCGATCGCGCTGCAGGCCAGCGCCGCAGACGCCATTGCCGATCTCGCCGCCCGCGGGCTTGCCGTCGCCGTCCTCAGCGACTCCATGGCCGCGCACCACCATGACCGGCTCACCGCCCGCACCATCGATGACGTCGATGCGCCCGCATTGCTCGCCCTGATCTGGAAGAACATCCACAGCCCTGGCATGCGTGAGCTACTCGCGCACAGCCGGCGG